One segment of Bradyrhizobium sp. CB2312 DNA contains the following:
- a CDS encoding Spy/CpxP family protein refolding chaperone codes for MINPALPARLHLRRWFALGSVLALLLGAAAVANAQGLVKGVQDGAAAGNKAAGPVGGVLGGAIGGVVGVFTGVLGVGNNGNQAPAAKDANKDASKDAKQQGAAKDAKSAKAGKGAKATKEARNAPQDAKDKDVTVLTQTGAPQLTADQIVSNSDSYIERIKTELNLTPDQEKHWYGFSSAMHYLGHNGAERLNLRVARAKRDPPDDIIEQMRNEAQFLIDRAADQRNVADAAEPLYSSLDDKQKQVFIQEMVRLSHERGLD; via the coding sequence ATGATCAACCCGGCGCTGCCCGCGCGGCTTCACTTGCGGCGATGGTTCGCGCTGGGGTCCGTGCTCGCGCTGCTGCTCGGCGCCGCCGCGGTGGCGAATGCTCAAGGTTTGGTCAAGGGCGTTCAGGACGGCGCGGCGGCCGGGAACAAGGCCGCGGGTCCGGTCGGTGGCGTGCTCGGCGGCGCGATCGGCGGCGTGGTCGGCGTCTTCACCGGCGTGCTCGGCGTCGGCAACAACGGCAATCAGGCGCCGGCCGCCAAGGATGCCAACAAGGATGCCAGCAAGGACGCCAAGCAGCAGGGCGCGGCCAAGGACGCCAAGAGCGCCAAGGCGGGCAAGGGCGCCAAGGCGACCAAGGAAGCCAGGAATGCGCCGCAGGACGCCAAGGACAAGGATGTCACGGTTCTCACGCAGACTGGGGCGCCGCAGCTGACCGCCGATCAGATCGTCTCCAACAGCGATTCCTATATCGAGCGGATCAAGACCGAGCTGAACCTCACGCCCGACCAGGAGAAGCACTGGTACGGCTTCTCCAGCGCCATGCACTACCTCGGGCATAATGGTGCGGAGCGGCTCAACCTGCGGGTTGCGCGGGCCAAGCGGGATCCGCCTGACGACATCATCGAGCAGATGCGCAACGAGGCCCAATTCCTGATCGACCGCGCCGCTGACCAGCGCAACGTCGCCGACGCCGCCGAGCCGCTCTATTCGAGCCTCGATGACAAGCAGAAGCAGGTCTTCATCCAGGAGATGGTGCGCCTCAGCCACGAGCGCGGACTGGATTGA
- a CDS encoding response regulator has product MADGLSVFLVEDEALIRMMIADMVEELGHHVVAEADNVRDASAFAMTAQYDMAILDINLMGVYVDPVADLIERRGKPFLFATGYGPELLPSLLRRRPILRKPISIDQLKAMIDSMFPEATVKAPH; this is encoded by the coding sequence ATGGCGGACGGACTCTCCGTTTTCCTGGTCGAAGACGAGGCGTTGATCCGGATGATGATCGCCGACATGGTGGAGGAGCTCGGCCACCACGTCGTCGCGGAAGCGGACAATGTCCGCGACGCCAGCGCCTTTGCCATGACCGCGCAGTACGATATGGCCATCCTCGACATCAACCTGATGGGCGTTTACGTCGATCCCGTCGCCGATCTGATCGAGCGCCGCGGAAAGCCGTTCCTGTTCGCCACCGGCTACGGGCCGGAGCTGCTGCCGTCCTTGCTCCGGCGCAGGCCGATCCTGCGCAAGCCGATCTCGATCGATCAGCTCAAGGCGATGATCGATTCGATGTTTCCGGAAGCAACAGTGAAGGCACCGCATTGA